A portion of the Corynebacterium ammoniagenes DSM 20306 genome contains these proteins:
- a CDS encoding NUDIX domain-containing protein, with the protein MAGRESLQANGDGWAAGPGGARMWGRYGAAGLFLLAQDGTHPVVLMQHRAAWTNFGDTWGIPGGARDLHESVEEAAVRETVEECAIDPQHIEVVGSEVTSGPFEAAAGLPGGWTYTTVIARTKHEKTLSTTANEESYELRWVPVAELENLPLIAPFRQALPRIREMIEPLI; encoded by the coding sequence ATGGCAGGACGGGAATCGCTACAAGCAAACGGTGACGGTTGGGCAGCAGGACCGGGTGGCGCTCGGATGTGGGGGCGCTATGGCGCGGCAGGATTATTTCTGTTGGCGCAAGACGGAACTCATCCTGTGGTGCTGATGCAACACCGTGCCGCGTGGACCAATTTTGGTGACACGTGGGGCATTCCCGGGGGCGCCCGCGACCTTCATGAAAGCGTCGAAGAGGCAGCAGTGCGCGAAACGGTAGAAGAGTGCGCAATAGATCCACAACACATCGAAGTTGTTGGCTCAGAAGTAACTTCCGGGCCTTTTGAAGCAGCCGCAGGGTTGCCTGGTGGATGGACTTATACCACGGTTATCGCGCGGACAAAGCATGAAAAAACGCTGTCTACCACGGCAAATGAAGAATCGTATGAGTTGCGATGGGTGCCGGTGGCGGAGTTGGAAAACCTGCCGCTGATTGCACCGTTTCGGCAGGCCTTGCCAAGGATCCGGGAGATGATTGAGCCGTTAATTTAA
- a CDS encoding glutamate ABC transporter substrate-binding protein, which translates to MAHSRALFALALTATLLLSACGTTTDDTAPPDPALQEKEVANELPRAINSDPLTAPIAGPPLPVGSRWMPAEEYTPKESNFDAELRGTYRPEDKTPEERVPNIIERGRLIVGVDQSHNLLSYRDAATGELRGFEVDLAHEIAEDIFGDRNRVDFRFLESAERTRALANGTVDIVIRTMTITPDREKEIAFSQPYMITDTRMLVLTSSGITSVEQTSGRTLCAVDGSTALDKIPDFAPNSNLLITKSWGDCLMSLQLGQANAVVVDDALLSGMMAQDPYSSIVGETLDTEVYGIGVRKPDAHYDSRGLIRQVNSTLERIQDDGTWRSLFDEWFGPYLPVPTLPEPKYISERDTEEQS; encoded by the coding sequence ATGGCTCATTCTCGTGCACTTTTCGCTCTGGCGCTCACCGCAACGTTGCTGCTGAGCGCGTGCGGCACCACCACCGATGACACCGCCCCGCCGGACCCGGCGCTGCAGGAAAAAGAAGTCGCTAATGAACTCCCGCGCGCGATCAACTCGGATCCGCTGACCGCGCCGATTGCCGGTCCGCCGCTGCCGGTGGGCTCACGCTGGATGCCGGCGGAGGAATATACGCCGAAGGAGTCCAATTTCGACGCCGAGCTGCGCGGGACCTACCGCCCGGAGGATAAAACGCCCGAAGAGCGCGTGCCCAATATCATCGAGCGCGGCCGGCTAATTGTCGGCGTGGACCAGTCGCATAACTTGCTGTCGTATCGCGACGCGGCCACGGGCGAGCTGCGCGGCTTCGAAGTCGACTTGGCGCATGAAATCGCCGAGGATATCTTCGGCGACCGCAACCGCGTGGATTTCCGTTTCCTGGAATCGGCGGAGCGCACCCGTGCGTTGGCCAATGGCACCGTCGATATTGTCATTCGCACGATGACGATTACCCCGGACCGTGAAAAGGAAATCGCGTTCTCGCAGCCGTATATGATCACCGATACCCGCATGTTGGTGCTGACGAGCTCCGGCATTACCTCCGTAGAGCAAACCTCCGGCCGCACCTTGTGCGCGGTCGATGGCTCAACTGCTTTGGATAAAATCCCGGATTTTGCGCCGAATTCCAACTTGCTCATCACCAAGTCCTGGGGCGATTGCCTGATGTCGCTGCAGCTCGGCCAGGCGAACGCGGTGGTCGTCGATGACGCCTTGTTATCCGGCATGATGGCGCAGGATCCGTATTCGTCCATCGTCGGCGAGACGCTCGATACTGAGGTCTACGGCATTGGCGTGCGCAAACCAGACGCCCACTATGACTCCCGCGGGCTTATCCGTCAGGTCAATTCCACGTTGGAGCGTATCCAGGATGATGGCACGTGGCGCTCGCTTTTCGATGAATGGTTTGGCCCTTATCTTCCCGTTCCCACTTTGCCGGAACCCAAATACATTTCAGAGCGTGATACTGAGGAGCAATCATGA
- a CDS encoding serine/threonine protein kinase, whose protein sequence is MTHNFSDDELNYLNPEDDDDGAEPGTEAAAFDPFADEDGDDTQNSADAEVEELLKQVGAPDTAAATEAVAYDPFADDDEDQGTDAVAFDPFADDEEDSEESFTDPDNIAALIKDLGQLRDQREKRRNDGSALLDTSQRSRQQALDTFRELRLAARTNREVADGMVTLPFVVPTAPEDALIDPDKAVKEKKIPPPQLKPGDIVASQYEILGVIAHGGMGWIYLANDHFVSGRVVVLKGMQAHKSADETSAAEAEREFLADITHPGIVKIFNFIDDARVPGGFIVMEYVGGPSLRKRRNELPDRRLPFSIAIAYILELLPALDYLHSRGVVYNDLKPDNIIVTEDQVKLIDLGAVSGIGAYGYIYGTKGFQAPEVPTEGPSVASDIYTIGRTLAALTLKLPHEDGVFLPGIPNPTEQPRLRRHVSFYRLLERATNPDPKKRFKDIGELRTQLYGVLREIIAIRDGIQHPAQHSLFSPARSTFGTKHLVFRTDQLIDGIERTVRITAPEVVSALPTPLLDRDDVGAALLQGYSYTEPQEALETLRQAMQTAEYENSAEIPFGVVRSMLDLGYTGQARQWLEKLEPRLGDDWRFQWYSGVTQLLLEDYEAAQLHFSNMLELLPGESAPKLALAAVNELLLQSLGYSEQQLLDPPVARACANITSNLFELDESYFEDPTIWEHITSDPKRIRFNSLRLYGTVWSTNPTTVSSAFGLARLLRAENQVETAVAALDRVPNASRHQRMARLTTIVQLISYDVNESRVRRAARRLEEIPTNEPRFLQIKIAVISAGLSFLRDAKLKAAASPNDLFEFSFTQRGLRYGLADTLRALARQAPFSRHRYALVDLANQVRPVTMF, encoded by the coding sequence ATGACCCACAACTTCTCTGATGATGAGCTCAACTATCTCAACCCCGAAGATGACGATGATGGCGCCGAGCCGGGCACGGAGGCCGCGGCGTTTGATCCCTTCGCCGATGAAGACGGGGATGATACCCAAAATTCAGCGGATGCCGAGGTCGAGGAGTTATTAAAGCAAGTCGGGGCGCCCGATACCGCGGCGGCGACCGAAGCCGTGGCCTATGACCCGTTTGCTGACGACGACGAAGATCAAGGCACCGACGCCGTGGCTTTCGATCCTTTTGCCGACGACGAGGAAGACTCCGAGGAGTCTTTTACCGACCCGGATAATATCGCCGCGCTGATTAAAGATTTAGGCCAGCTGCGCGACCAGCGCGAAAAGCGGCGTAACGATGGCTCGGCGCTGCTTGATACCTCGCAGCGCTCCCGCCAACAGGCCCTTGATACCTTCCGCGAGCTGCGCTTGGCAGCGCGCACCAACCGCGAGGTCGCCGATGGCATGGTCACCTTGCCCTTTGTGGTTCCCACCGCGCCCGAAGACGCACTAATTGACCCAGACAAGGCGGTCAAGGAAAAGAAAATTCCGCCGCCGCAGCTCAAGCCCGGCGATATCGTCGCCAGCCAGTATGAGATTTTAGGTGTCATCGCACACGGCGGCATGGGCTGGATTTATCTGGCCAATGACCACTTTGTCTCCGGCCGCGTGGTCGTGCTCAAAGGCATGCAGGCACACAAATCCGCCGATGAAACCTCCGCGGCCGAGGCCGAGCGCGAGTTCTTGGCGGATATCACCCACCCGGGCATCGTGAAGATTTTCAACTTCATCGATGATGCGCGCGTGCCCGGCGGATTTATCGTCATGGAATACGTGGGCGGGCCATCGTTACGCAAACGGCGCAATGAACTGCCCGACCGCCGCTTGCCATTTAGCATTGCCATTGCCTACATCCTGGAATTACTCCCCGCGCTGGACTACCTGCACTCCCGCGGCGTGGTCTACAACGATTTAAAGCCCGATAACATCATCGTCACCGAAGACCAGGTCAAGCTCATCGACCTCGGCGCAGTCTCCGGCATCGGTGCGTACGGCTACATCTACGGCACCAAAGGTTTCCAGGCGCCCGAGGTTCCCACCGAAGGCCCCTCGGTGGCCAGTGATATCTACACCATCGGCCGCACACTAGCAGCGTTGACGTTGAAGTTGCCGCACGAAGACGGCGTCTTTTTGCCCGGCATCCCCAACCCCACCGAACAGCCACGGCTGCGCCGCCACGTGTCTTTCTACCGGCTTTTAGAGCGCGCAACCAACCCGGATCCGAAAAAGCGCTTCAAGGATATCGGCGAGTTGCGCACGCAGCTCTATGGCGTGCTGCGCGAGATCATCGCCATTCGCGATGGCATCCAGCACCCCGCGCAGCATTCGCTGTTTTCCCCGGCGCGTTCAACTTTCGGCACCAAGCACTTGGTCTTTCGCACAGATCAGCTTATCGATGGCATCGAGCGCACCGTGCGCATTACCGCCCCGGAGGTCGTCTCCGCGCTGCCGACGCCGCTGCTCGACCGCGATGATGTCGGCGCGGCCCTATTGCAGGGCTATTCCTACACCGAGCCGCAGGAGGCGCTGGAAACGCTGCGCCAGGCGATGCAAACGGCGGAATATGAAAATTCCGCGGAAATCCCGTTTGGCGTGGTGCGCTCCATGCTGGATTTGGGCTATACCGGCCAGGCTCGGCAGTGGCTGGAAAAGCTCGAGCCCAGGCTTGGCGATGATTGGCGTTTCCAGTGGTATTCCGGCGTGACCCAGCTGCTGCTCGAAGACTACGAGGCTGCGCAGCTGCACTTTTCAAATATGTTGGAGCTTTTGCCGGGCGAGTCCGCCCCGAAGCTAGCGCTGGCGGCCGTCAACGAGCTGCTGTTGCAGTCTTTAGGCTATTCCGAGCAGCAACTTTTAGATCCACCGGTAGCGCGCGCCTGTGCGAATATTACCTCCAACCTCTTCGAGCTGGACGAGTCCTATTTCGAAGACCCCACCATTTGGGAGCACATCACCTCGGATCCCAAGCGCATCCGTTTTAATTCGCTGCGGCTTTATGGCACGGTGTGGTCTACCAACCCCACGACGGTGTCCTCGGCCTTTGGCCTGGCGCGCTTGCTGCGCGCGGAAAACCAGGTGGAGACCGCCGTGGCCGCTTTGGACCGGGTGCCCAATGCCTCGCGGCACCAGCGCATGGCTCGCTTGACGACGATTGTGCAGCTTATTTCCTACGACGTCAACGAGTCACGCGTGCGCCGCGCAGCCCGCCGCCTCGAAGAAATCCCGACGAATGAGCCGCGCTTTTTGCAGATTAAAATCGCCGTGATTTCCGCTGGTCTAAGCTTTCTGCGCGATGCCAAGCTCAAGGCCGCAGCCTCGCCGAATGATCTCTTTGAGTTCTCGTTTACCCAGCGTGGTCTGCGCTACGGGCTGGCCGATACGCTGCGCGCGCTCGCGCGGCAGGCGCCGTTTAGCCGGCACCGCTACGCGCTGGTGGACTTGGCGAACCAGGTCCGCCCCGTCACCATGTTTTAA
- a CDS encoding acetate kinase yields the protein MMYCLVINSGSSSIKFQIVDPASAATDEPLASGLVEQIGEPSGAITVTINGEKSREELEIADHTVGLKRAFELLDANGVGPTQLEFFAVGHRVVHGGKLFSEPVLIDAQIESMIEDLIPLAPLHNPANLDGIRVAREILPDLPHVAVFDTAFFNHMPPAAALYAINNEVASEHDIRRYGFHGTSHEFVSQQVPKVLGRDPEHTRQITLHLGNGASAAAVHNGRAMDTSMGLTPLAGLVMGTRTGDIDPGIIFHLAREAKMSVDEIDTLLNKKSGVKGLAGVNDFRALREMIEQDNSDAWLAYNIYIHQLRRFIGAYMIILGRVDAISFTAGVGENDVEVRADALADLELYGIKIDPERNAQRSSDPRVISTDDSTVKVLVVPTNEELAIAQKAAVLTQA from the coding sequence ATAATGTACTGCTTGGTCATCAATTCTGGGTCCTCGTCGATTAAATTTCAGATTGTCGACCCGGCTTCCGCGGCCACCGATGAGCCTTTGGCCTCCGGCCTGGTGGAACAAATCGGGGAGCCTTCGGGCGCGATTACCGTAACCATCAACGGGGAGAAATCCCGCGAAGAACTGGAAATTGCCGATCACACGGTGGGGCTCAAGCGCGCATTCGAGCTTCTCGATGCCAACGGCGTCGGCCCCACCCAGCTGGAGTTTTTCGCGGTCGGGCACCGCGTGGTCCACGGCGGCAAGCTGTTTTCGGAGCCGGTGCTTATCGATGCCCAGATTGAATCCATGATCGAAGACCTGATTCCGCTGGCCCCGCTGCACAACCCGGCGAACCTCGATGGCATCCGGGTTGCGCGGGAAATCCTTCCCGACCTGCCGCACGTCGCGGTCTTTGACACGGCCTTTTTCAATCACATGCCACCGGCGGCAGCGCTGTATGCGATTAATAATGAGGTCGCCTCGGAGCATGACATTCGCCGGTATGGCTTCCACGGCACCTCGCATGAATTCGTCTCGCAGCAGGTGCCGAAGGTGTTGGGCCGCGACCCAGAGCACACGCGGCAGATTACCTTGCATTTGGGCAATGGAGCATCGGCAGCAGCGGTGCACAATGGCCGGGCGATGGATACCTCGATGGGGCTGACCCCGCTGGCAGGGCTGGTGATGGGAACCCGCACGGGTGATATTGATCCGGGCATTATCTTCCACCTTGCGCGCGAGGCGAAGATGAGCGTTGATGAGATTGATACGCTGCTGAATAAAAAATCCGGCGTTAAAGGCTTGGCGGGCGTCAATGACTTCCGCGCCCTGCGCGAGATGATCGAGCAGGACAATTCCGATGCCTGGCTGGCGTACAACATCTACATTCACCAGCTGCGTCGGTTTATCGGCGCGTACATGATCATCTTGGGCCGCGTGGACGCGATTAGCTTTACCGCAGGCGTGGGCGAAAATGACGTGGAAGTCCGCGCGGATGCGCTGGCGGACCTCGAGCTCTACGGCATCAAGATCGACCCGGAGCGCAATGCGCAACGATCAAGTGACCCGCGCGTGATTTCCACCGATGACTCCACCGTCAAGGTGCTAGTGGTGCCGACCAACGAGGAACTTGCCATCGCACAAAAAGCCGCGGTGCTTACGCAAGCATAA
- the pta gene encoding phosphate acetyltransferase: MPETRSALLSALGLSFDEIDVAALAAKSGVGFLRLADQPPKVAEIVAAQPLVDGPLLIEGSGDSHFDAVVAAALGVPLVFVAREDGRAAMLAERHAKDVHATVAGVFSPEQLQDVRALCRAIHLNVEPVMSPPVFEHNLLAQAKKVGAHVVLPEGEDDRILLAAGALLDQGVVKLTILGDPEDVESRASQLGVDLQDATVLDHVRSPLLEDYAKKFVELRKSKGISLDEARETMKDISYFATMMVYCGTADGMVSGAAHTTAHTIKPSFQIIKTVPEASVVSSIFLMVMRGRLWAFGDCAVNPNPTAEQLGEIAVVSARTAKQFGIDPRVAMLSYSTGSSGAGPDVERAVAAVESAKAKDPQLKVDGPLQFDAACDPGVAAKKMPDSEVAGHANVFIFPDLEAGNIGYKTAQRTGNALAVGPILQGLKKPVNDLSRGATVPDIINTVAITAIQAGGK, from the coding sequence ATGCCTGAAACCCGTTCTGCGCTTCTGAGCGCGCTTGGTTTGAGTTTCGACGAGATTGATGTGGCCGCTTTGGCTGCGAAATCAGGAGTTGGTTTTCTGCGGCTGGCGGATCAACCGCCCAAGGTTGCAGAGATTGTCGCTGCGCAGCCGCTTGTCGATGGCCCCCTGTTGATCGAAGGCTCCGGCGATAGCCACTTTGATGCCGTCGTTGCCGCTGCCCTCGGCGTTCCGCTGGTTTTTGTGGCCCGGGAAGACGGGCGCGCGGCGATGTTGGCGGAGCGTCACGCTAAAGATGTCCACGCCACGGTAGCGGGAGTCTTTAGCCCTGAGCAGCTGCAGGACGTTCGCGCGTTGTGCCGCGCGATTCACTTAAATGTGGAGCCCGTGATGTCGCCGCCGGTCTTTGAACACAACCTGTTGGCGCAGGCGAAGAAGGTCGGCGCGCACGTGGTCTTGCCGGAAGGCGAGGATGACCGCATCCTGCTCGCCGCCGGCGCACTGTTGGACCAGGGCGTGGTGAAACTGACGATCCTGGGGGATCCGGAGGACGTGGAATCCCGCGCCTCGCAGCTGGGCGTGGACCTGCAGGATGCGACGGTGCTGGACCACGTGCGCTCGCCGCTGCTGGAAGATTATGCGAAAAAATTCGTCGAACTGCGCAAGTCCAAAGGCATTAGCTTGGATGAGGCGCGCGAGACCATGAAAGACATCTCCTATTTCGCCACCATGATGGTCTACTGCGGCACGGCCGATGGCATGGTCTCTGGTGCTGCGCACACCACGGCGCACACGATTAAGCCGTCGTTTCAAATCATCAAGACGGTTCCCGAAGCATCCGTGGTCTCGTCGATCTTTTTGATGGTCATGCGCGGGCGGCTGTGGGCCTTTGGCGATTGCGCGGTCAACCCAAACCCGACGGCGGAGCAGTTGGGTGAAATCGCAGTGGTCTCGGCGCGCACGGCGAAGCAATTTGGCATCGACCCGCGTGTGGCGATGTTGTCGTATTCCACTGGTTCTTCCGGCGCCGGTCCCGATGTCGAGCGCGCGGTGGCTGCCGTGGAGTCAGCGAAGGCGAAAGACCCGCAGCTCAAAGTCGATGGCCCCTTGCAATTTGATGCCGCCTGTGACCCCGGGGTGGCGGCGAAAAAGATGCCGGATTCCGAGGTTGCCGGACACGCGAATGTGTTTATCTTCCCTGACCTGGAGGCCGGCAACATCGGCTACAAGACTGCGCAGCGCACCGGCAATGCGCTGGCCGTCGGCCCGATTTTGCAAGGGCTGAAGAAACCGGTCAATGACCTATCCCGGGGTGCGACGGTGCCGGATATTATCAACACCGTGGCTATTACCGCGATTCAAGCGGGAGGCAAATAA
- a CDS encoding FAD-dependent oxidoreductase, with protein sequence MSTTADIHATNQPARIAVIGSGPAGIYASDLLVKSELDVQIDLFEKMPAPFGLIRYGVAPDHPRIKGIVQSLHNVMNKNEIRFLGNIEIGRDITVDELHEYYDAIIFATGATQDKAMGLPGEDLDGSFGAAEFVGFYDGNPNFKREWDLSAESVAVIGVGNVSLDVSRILAKTADELLVTEIPDNVYQSLKQNKAKEVHVFGRRGPAQAKYTPKELKELDESPTIEVIVDPEDIDYDAASEAARRETKSVDLVCQTLESYAMREPGDAPHKLYIHFFESPTEILGENGEVVAIRTERTQLDGNGNVTGTGKFTDWPVQAVYRAIGYHPQHVKGVPFDDKKSVIPNDGGHVIDSSTGESIPGLYATGWIKRGPVGLIGNTKSDAKDTTAMLIEDYLAGKLTAADKRDPEAIINLLESRDVSLTTWEGWGRLDAAERAAGEEFERERVKIVEWDDMVRHAGPQA encoded by the coding sequence ATGAGCACCACCGCGGACATTCACGCAACCAACCAGCCCGCCCGCATTGCGGTTATTGGCTCCGGCCCGGCCGGCATTTACGCATCCGACCTGCTGGTGAAATCCGAACTGGATGTCCAAATTGACCTGTTTGAGAAGATGCCCGCACCGTTTGGCCTCATCCGCTACGGCGTGGCCCCTGACCACCCACGCATCAAGGGCATCGTGCAGTCACTGCATAACGTGATGAATAAGAACGAAATCCGCTTCCTCGGCAATATCGAAATCGGCCGCGACATCACCGTCGATGAATTGCACGAGTACTACGACGCCATTATTTTCGCGACCGGTGCGACCCAGGATAAGGCCATGGGCCTGCCCGGTGAGGACCTCGACGGCAGCTTTGGCGCCGCGGAGTTCGTGGGCTTTTACGATGGCAACCCGAATTTCAAGCGCGAATGGGACTTGAGCGCGGAATCCGTCGCCGTTATTGGCGTGGGCAATGTGTCGTTGGATGTCTCGCGTATTTTGGCCAAGACGGCCGATGAACTCCTGGTCACCGAAATTCCAGACAATGTGTACCAGTCGCTGAAGCAAAATAAGGCCAAGGAAGTTCACGTCTTCGGCCGCCGCGGCCCGGCGCAGGCAAAGTACACGCCGAAAGAGCTCAAGGAGCTCGACGAGTCCCCGACCATTGAGGTCATCGTCGACCCCGAAGATATCGACTACGACGCCGCATCGGAAGCTGCTCGCCGCGAGACCAAGTCGGTGGATTTGGTGTGCCAAACCCTGGAAAGCTACGCCATGCGCGAGCCGGGCGATGCCCCGCACAAGCTCTACATCCACTTCTTCGAGTCGCCTACGGAAATCCTGGGCGAAAACGGCGAGGTTGTTGCCATCCGCACCGAGCGCACGCAGCTCGACGGCAACGGCAATGTCACCGGCACCGGTAAGTTCACCGATTGGCCAGTCCAGGCGGTCTACCGCGCGATTGGCTACCACCCACAGCACGTCAAGGGCGTGCCTTTCGATGACAAGAAGTCCGTTATCCCCAACGACGGCGGCCACGTCATCGACTCCTCGACTGGTGAATCCATCCCGGGCCTGTACGCCACCGGCTGGATTAAGCGCGGTCCGGTTGGTCTGATTGGCAACACCAAGTCCGATGCCAAAGACACCACCGCCATGCTCATCGAGGACTACCTCGCTGGCAAGCTCACCGCCGCAGATAAGCGCGACCCAGAAGCGATTATTAACCTGCTGGAATCCCGCGACGTTTCGCTGACCACCTGGGAAGGCTGGGGCCGCCTCGATGCCGCTGAGCGCGCAGCCGGCGAAGAGTTCGAGCGCGAGCGCGTCAAGATTGTGGAGTGGGACGACATGGTCCGCCACGCAGGCCCACAGGCTTAA